CCTGGGCATCAACTCGCTGCCTGCGGTCAACCACCAGAAGGAGTTCGCGGCGGCGTGCGTCACCCCGGACGCGGACCGGGCGGTCCTCGACGGCGCGCTCGGCATGGCACTCACCGCGGTGGCCCTCGCGGGCGACGACGGCGAGAGGGCCCGGCTCACAGCTCCGGGCAGCCGGTGACCGTCCGCGCGTAGCCGAGGAGCAGGCGCCGGGCGACGTCCGGCGTCAGCTCGGCGTTGCGGCTGACGATGTGCAGCCCGTAGCCGTCCTCCAGCGCGACGAGGTTGCGCGCGAGGTCGGCGACGGGCTCCGTGAGCATGAACTCGCCGACTGCCGCGCCGACTTCGAGCACGGTCGCGTACAGGGCGGCCTCGCGCGCGAAGAGCGACGCCATCAGGGTCGCGTGCCCGGAGCTGCGGTCTGCGCGCCGGTGCAGCTCGAAGAGCAGTCCGTGCACGGCGTCCCCCGAGCCGCCCGGCAGCCCGCTCCCCACGAGGGCCCGCAGCCGTGCGGCGGCCCCGGTCGCCCCGTCCACGGCCTCCTGCCGGGCGGCGAGATAGCGCTCCACGGCGCCCCGGTGCACCTCCAGGACCAGCTCGCCCATCTCCGGGTAGTAGTACAGAACGGACCCCGCCGACATCCCCGCCTCGGCGGCGATGTCCTTGATGCGCAGCCCCTCAAGGCCCCGCTCGGCGATGGCGCGCCCCGCCGCGTCGACGAGGGCCTCGCGGCGCGCCGTCTGGTTCTTCGGTCTCCCAGGCTTGTTCCCCATGGGTTAATTCTCTGTTACTCGGTTCAAATAAATCAAGTTCCTTGCGTCCAGGGCATTGACGACCTGGCGCCCCATTGTTTGAATCCCGTCTCAAAGAAATAGAGGGGAGCCGCCGCATGAACACCTACGCAGACTGGCAGCGCCGAGCAGCCGAACTGACGCCACGTACAAGGGCGTTCATCAACGGCACATGGACCGAGTCGCACACCCGCGCCACCTTCCCCACCACCAACCCGGCCACCGGCAAGGTCACCGCTCACGTCACGCGCGGCGAAGCGCCCGAGATCGACGCGGCGGTCCGCGCGGCCCGCGCCTCCTTCGAGGACGGCCGCTGGTCCCGCACCGACCCGGCGGTCCGCAAGCGCGTCCTGCTCAGGCTCGCCGACCTGATCACCGCCAACGCCGAGGAGCTGGCCCTCCTCGACACCCTCGACATGGGCAAGCCGATCGCGGAGTCGTACGGCACGGACGTGCCCGGCGCGGCCGGCGTCTTCGCCTGGTACGCGGAGGCCGCGGACAAGCTGTACGACGAGATCGCGCCGACGCCGCCGGGCAACCTGGCGACGGTCCGCCGCCCCCCGCTGGGCGTGGTGGGCGCCGTGGTCCCGTGGAACTTCCCGCTGGACCTGGCGAGCTGGAAGCTGGCGCCGGCCCTCGCGGCGGGCAACAGCGTCGTACTCAAGCCGGCGGAGCAGTCCCCGCTGTCGGCCCTGCGCCTGGCCGAACTGGCAGCGGAGGCGGGCCTGCCCGACGGCGTACTGAACGTCGTCCCCGGCATGGGCGGCACCGCGGGCAGGGCGCTCGGCCTGCACAAGGACGTCGACACCCTGGTCTTCACGGGCTCGACGGAGGTCGCCCGCCTCTTCCTCTCCTACTCCGCCGAGTCGAACATGAAGCAGGTCTGGCCGGAGGCGGGCGGCAAGAGCCCGAACGTGGTCTTCGCGGACGCGGACCTGGACGCGGCGGCAGAGCGCGCGGCCTGGGGATTCGCGTACAACGCGGGCCAGGTCTGCTCCGCCAACACCCGTCTTCTGGTGGAGAGTTCGATCGCCGACGACTTCACGGCCCGCGTGGCGGAGCACGCGGCACGGTTCGTACCGGGCGACCCCCTGGACCCCGGCACGAACCTCGGCCCGCTGGTCGACGAGGCCCAGGCGACCCGGGTCCTCGCGGCGGTCGAGGCATCGGACGGCAAGGTGATCACGGGCGGCACGCGCGACGGCGCCTACCTCACCCCCACGATCGTCACCGGCCTGCACCCCGATGCGCCCCTGGCCCGCGAGGAACTCTTCGGCCCGGTCCTGACGGTCCACGCCTTCACCGCGGAGGAGGAGGCGATACGCACCGCCAACGACTCCCCGTACGGCCTGGCGGCCTCGCTGTGGACCAGGGACCTGGCCCGCGCCCACCGCGTCTCGGACGCCCTGCACGCAGGGACGGTCTCGGTGAACACGGTCGACGCGCTGAGCCCGCTGACGCCGTTCGGCGGCTTCAAGCAGTCGGGCCACGGCAGGGACCTGTCGCTCCACTCGCTCGACAAGTACACGGGCCTGAAGACGACGTGGATCACGTACGCGTAGCCGGGCCCGGCCGCGACCGCCCGGACAACTCCCCACCCTCTCCTGAAGGGACGAACACCATGACCCTCACCCCCGCACAGCAGCTCGCCGCCACGGACCGGGCGCACATCATCCACCCTTACCTCCCCGGCACCGCCGAGGAACGTGTGGTGATGACGGAGGGCAAGGGCTGCCGCCTCACCGACGCGGAGGGCCGCAGCTACCTCGACGCGACGGGCGGGCTCTGGCTCGCCCAGGTCGGCCACGGCCGCAAGGAGATCGCGGACGTGGCGCATGCGCAGATGCAACAGCTCGAATACTTCACGAGCTTCTGGGAGTTCTCGAACGACAAGGCGATCCGGCTGGCCGAACGCCTCACCACGCTGGCCCCCGACAACCTCAACCACGTCTACTTCACGTCGGGCGGCTCTGAGGGCAACGAGGCGGCCATCAAGATGGCCCGCTACTACCACCACCGCAGGGGCGAGGGCTCCCGCACCTGGATCCTGGCCCGCGACAAGGCGTACCACGGCATCGGCTACGGAGGCGGCTCGGCCACCGGATTCCCGGTCTACCACGAGGGCTTCGCCCCGATGATGCCGCACGTCAGCCACCTGACGCCGCCGTGGCCGTACCGCACGGAGCTCTACGGCAACGCCGACCCCACGGACTTCCTGATCGCCGAGCTGGAGGGCCGCATCGCGGAGATAGGGGCCTCCAACATCGCGGCGATGATCGGCGAACCCATCATGGGCGTGGGCGGCATGCTGGTCCCGCCGGCGGACTACTGGCCGCGCGTGCGCGAGGTCCTCGACCGCCACGGCATCCTCCTCATCTTCGACGAGGTGGTGACGGCGTACGGCCGCGTGGGCGAATGGTTCGCGGCCCAGCACTTCGACGTGAAGCCGGACATCATCACCACGGCGAAGGGCATCACGTCGGGCTACACCCCGCTCGGTGCCCTGCTCGTCTCCGACGAGGTGACGGAGGCGCTGCTCCAGGACCACGGCTTCCCGATGGGCTACACGTACAACGGCCACCCGGTGGCGGCGGCGGTGGCCCTCGCGAACCTGGACATCATCGAACGGGAGAACCTCCTGCCCCGAGCGATCACGATGGGCGAACACCTCCACCGCCAACTCACCGATGAACTGGGCGACCTGCCGATCGTGGGAGAGATCCGCTCGGTGGGCATGATGCTGGCGGTCGAGCTGGTGGCCGACCGCGAGACCCGCACCCCCCTCCCGCTGAACCCGGCCCGCATGCCGCACGACGTGATCCGCAAGGAGACGGGCGTCATCGTCCGCGACTCGGCCCACAGCCTGGTCCTGTCCCCGCCGCTGATCATGACGGAGCAGGAGGCGAAGGAGGCGGCTACGGCGATGCGCTCGGTCCTCGAACGCACGACACCGACGGGCGAGATCACCAAGTAGCCCCCGGGCCCCGCACCGCGTACATCAGTCGCGCCCCACAGCCACCCGCACGGTCCCACCCGTCCCCAGCCCCGAGGACACAGACGTGCCCGACCACAAAGAACAAGCAGCACCACCACCAAGCACCGCCGCCGTGCAATCCGCCGCCGCCGCGGAGTCCACCGGCGAAGAAACCACGCCCACCCCGACCCCCAACCTCCACAGAAGCCTCCGCCGCTTCGACATCACGGCGATGGCGGTGGCGGCGGTGATCTCCTTCGACACGGTGGGCCAGATCGCGACGGGCGGCGGAGAGGCGGTGACGTGGACGGCGGTCATCGCGGTCGCGTTCCTCATCCCGTACGCGCTGCTCTTCGCGGAGACGGGCGCGGCCTTCCCCCAGGAGGGCGGCCCCTACGTCTGGGTGAAACTGGCGTTCGGCCGGCTGACGGCGGCGGTCACGACGCTCTTCTACTGGGTGACGAACCCGATCTGGCTGGGCGGCTCGCTCGTGTTCATCGCGGCACAGACGTGGGACGGCTTCGTGTTCCGCCTGGGCCAGGGCACGTTCGCGGACTACGCGTTCAAGACCGTGTTCATCTGGACGGCGATCCTCACGGCAGTGGTCTCGCTGCGCAAAGGCAAATGGATCACCACGGCGGGCGCGGCGGCCAAGGTCCTCGCGCTCACCGTGTTCACGGCGACGGCAGTGGCGTACGGCATGGCCCACGGCTTCCGGGGCCTGACAGGAACGGCGGACAACACCACAGCCGCCACCACCTTCAGCCCCACCACGGCGGGCTTCCTGGCCCTGGTCCCGGTGCTCCTCTTCGCGTACGTGGGTTTCGAGGCCCCGAACGCCGCGGGCGAGGAGATGCACAACCCGCAACGCGACGTCCCCACAGCCCTCGGCCGCTCCGCGGCGATCGCGGCGGCCTGCTACCTGCTCCCCGTACTGGCGATCCTCTCCGTGGTCCCGCCCGGCAAGGTGACCGGCATCGGCGGCTTCATGGAGGGCGCGCAGACCATCTTCACGATCTACGGAGGCGCAAGCGGCGCGCTCCTGAAGACGACCGCGCTCCTCTTCGTCTTCGCGCTCCTCACCCAGGGCAGCGCATGGATGATCGTGAGCGACCGGATGCAGGCGATGGCGGCGGCGGACGGCGGGTTCTTCAGCCGCAAGCTGGGCGCGTTCCACCCCGGGCTGGGCACACCGGTGCGCACGAACCTGCTGTCGGGGGTGATCGCGACGGTGTTCATGGTGGCGGCGATGCGGCTCGCCGACGGCGACGCGGCGGCGGTGTTCTCAGTCGTCCTGACCGTCGCGGTGACGACGCTGCTGCTCTCGTACCTGACGGTGATCCCGGCCCTGGCGGTCCTGCGCCTGCGCCACAGGGACGTACCGCGCCCCTACCAGGTCCCGTTCGGGACGAAGGGGTTCATGATCTGCGCGACGCTGGCCTACGCGTGGATCCTCACCGGCTCATGGACGGCCCTGTTCCCGGGCACGCTGGAGGCGCTGCTCGGCATCACGTACGACTTCCACGGCACGTGGGGCGTGTCACGGACGGCGTTCGAGGCATTCACGCTGGGCACGGTCGTCGCCCTGCTCCTCATCGGCACCATCGGTCACGCAGTGGCCGGCGCGGCGAACGACCGCGCGCGCGTGCGCCGTTGACGCGCCCGCCGGGCTGGGCATGAACTGGGAGACAGGCAGTTCGCCCCGAGGAGGGAACACCATGGCCGAGTCCCCCACCCCCGAAGCCATCGCAGAGCAGCCCACGGAAGTCCCGCAGCCGCACCGGCTGGTCCTGCTAGGCGCCTGCGGCTGCGGCTCGGGCTGCGGCTGCGGCTGTCAGTCGGGCGCGCCGTGCCAGTGCGGCGGCTGCTCGGGCTGACATGACGGAACATGCCGGGGGCCCCGCACCACACAGGTGCGGGGCCCCCGGCAGACAGGTCACCCCGAGAAGGGTCAGCTGCCGTCGACCGGCTGCGGCTGAGGCGCCTGGATATCGTCGGCGTGCTCACCGGTCACGAGATACACGACACGCTTGGCCACGGAGACCGCGTGATCGGCGAAGCGCTCGTAGTAACGGCCCAGCAGGGTCACGTCCACGGCCGTCTCGATGCCGTGCTTCCACCGGTCGTCCATCAGGTGCTGGAACAGCGTCCGGTGCAGCAGGTCCATCTCGTCGTCGTCCTGCTCCAGCTGGAGCGCGAGATCGACGTCCTTGGTGATGATGACCTCGGCGGACTTCGCCATGAGCCGCTGCGCGAGCTGCCCCATCTCCAGGACGGTCGCGTGCAGGTCGTGCGGAACGGCCTTGTCCGGGAACCGCAGCCGGGCGAGCTTGGCGACGTGCTGCGCCAGGTCACCGCTGCGCTCCAGGTCCGCGCTCATCCGCAGCGAGGTCACGACGATCCGCAGATCCGTGGCGACGGGCTGCTGGCGCGCGAGCAGGGCTATCGCCCGCGCCTCCAGGTCATGCTGGAGATCGTCGACCTTCTGATCCCCCGCGATGACACTCTCGGCCAGCTTCAGATCGGCGTCGAGCATGGCCGTGGTGGCGCGCCCGATCGCCGACCCGACAAGGCGGGCCATCTCGACCAGGCCCTCGCCGATCGAGTCAAGTTCCTCGTGGTACGCGTCACGCATACAACTGTCCCTCTCACTCACTGCGGGGCTGCTGTGCCCCACGCTCCCACGTTCGGCCCTTTACGCGTCCGTTTCCGTCACCCCAAATGAATCACCTCTGTATCCAAGGTGAACTCTGGGCGACGAGTGTTCGAGGTACCACTCGGACGGCTGTGGGCAGTGCTGACAGGGCGCATAACCTGGAGGCATGGACGTGAACGCGGCGGTCGCCGCAGCGGCAGCGATCGCCGGGGTGTGCACCGGCGTGATCGCCATGCTGGCGTTTCGCTGGAGCGAACGCGACCAGAAACGCCCCACCCGTACTTCCCTGCACACGGACCCGGTCCTTCCGCCCGGCGTCGACACCGTCCTCTCCGTACTGCGCTCCTCCGCCGTCGTCCTGGACGAGGCGGACAGCGTGGTCAAGGCCAGCTCGGCGGCGTACGCCCTCGGCCTGGTCAGAGGCGGCAAGCTGGCCGTGGAGCCGATGCTCCTCATGGCCAGGGACACCCGCCGTGACGGGGAGATACGACAGGTCGAGCTCGACCTGCCCCGCCGCGGCACCGGCCGCGGGGACGCCCTCGCGGTCTCCGCGCGTGTGGCCCCCCTCGGCTCCCGCCTGGTCCTGCTCCTCGTGGAGGACCTGACGGAGGCCCGCCGCATCGAGGCGGTCCGCCGCGACTTCGTGGCGAACGTCAGCCACGAGCTGAAGACCCCGGTCGGCGCGCTCAGCCTCCTCTCCGAGGCGGTCATGGACGCGTCCGACGACCCGGAGGCGGTGGAGCGCTTCGCAGGCAGGATGCAGATCGAGGCGACCCGCCTGACGAACCTGGTCCAGGAGCTCATCGACCTGTCCCGGGTGCAGAACGACGACCCGCTGGAGGACGCCGAGCCGGTCCGCGTCGACGAACTCGTCGCCGAGGCGATCGACCGCTGCCGCCACCAGGCCGGCACGAAGCAGATCACCATGGCCGCGGGAGGCACCGCGGACCTTCAGATCTGGGGCAACCGCGGCCAGCTCGCCGCGGCTCTCGGCAACCTCGTCGAGAACGCCGTCAATTACAGTCCGGCCCGAACCCGCGTGGGCATTGCCGCGCGCCGGGTCACCGCGCCCGGCGGAGACCTCATAGAAGTGGCGGTCACCGACCAGGGCCTCGGCATCTCCGACAAGGACAAGGAGCGCATCTTCGAGCGCTTCTACCGAGTCGACCCGGCCCGATCCCGGGCCACCGGCGGCACCGGCCTCGGCCTCGCCATCGTCAAGCATGTGGCTGCCTCGCACGGCGGGGAAGTCACCGTGTGGAGCTCCGAAGGCCAGGGCTCCACGTTCACCCTGCGGCTGCCGGAGGCAGGCGCGACCCGCGACCGCGGCCCAGGACACGTAGGCGGCGACGCATACGGACACCACGTCGGCAACGACGCCGACGGGCCCGACGAGACAACCGCATACGATCCCATTCCTGCCGCCCCGGAGGTCCTTCCGTGACCCGAGTGCTCGTCGTCGAGGACGAGGAATCCTTCTCCGACGCCCTGTCGTACATGCTCCGCAAGGAGGGTTTCGAGGTCGCCATCGCGGCCACCGGCCCCGACGGTCTCGACGAGTTCGAGCGCAACGGCGCCGACCTCGTCCTGCTCGACCTGATGCTGCCGGGCCTGCCCGGCACCGAGGTCTGCCGCCAGCTGCGCGGCCGATCCAACGTCCCGGTCATCATGGTGACCGCCAAGGACAGCGAGATCGACAAGGTCGTGGGCCTCGAGATAGGAGCCGACGACTACGTCACCAAGCCCTTCTCGTCCCGCGAGCTGGTCGCCCGTATCCGCGCGGTCCTGCGCCGCAGGGGCGAGCCCGAGGAGGTCACCCCGCAGGCCCTGGAGGCCGGCCCGGTCCGCATGGACGTGGACCGCCACGTCGTCACGGTCTCCGGCTCCAAGGTCGACCTGCCCCTCAAGGAGTTCGACCTCCTGGAGATGCTCCTGCGCAACGCGGGCCGCGTCCTGACCCGCATGCAGCTGATCGACCGCGTGTGGGGCGCGGACTACGTGGGCGACACCAAGACCCTCGACGTCCACGTCAAGCGACTGCGCGCCAAGATCGAGCCGGACCCGGGGGCCCCGCGCTACCTGGTGACGGTTCGCGGCCTCGGTTACAAGTTCGAGCCGTAAACCGCGGTGGGGCTGCGCCGGGCCGTCCGGGCGGAGTCCGGCGCGGCGCTTCGAAGCCCGCGTAGCGGTGCGAGGAGCGCACGGGGGAGAGATCCCAGCCATGGAACGCCGAAGGGCGGGACCTCCCACGGGGGTCCCGCCCTTCGCCATTGCGTACGTACGTGATCAGTGCCCGGCGGTGCTCTCCGAGGCGGACGCCCCGGCGGCCGGGCTGCCCGAGGCCGACTCGGACGGCGAGGCGGAGCCGGACGGGGTGGCCGACCCGGAGGGCGTCGCGGACTCCGACGGCTCCGTGCTCGGCACGGCCGGGATCTCGCTCGGCCCCCACTTCTTGAAGTAGCTCTCGGCCGGCACGACGAACGACTGGATCTTGACGGCGCCCGTGGTGCTGAACGTGAAGGTCAGCGTCCGCACGTCACCGTCGAGGTCGGCGGTGCGGCTGTTGGGCAGCTGCGCGGACGCGTTGCCCTGCCCGCCGAGCACGAGGGAGCCGCCGGCCGGGATCGTCACGGTCTTCTTGCCGTCGGCGGCCGACAACTCGGCCTTCTTGCCGACGCCGTCGAGCAGGATCGAGTCGAGGGTCTGGGCCTTCGAGCCGTTGTTGAAGAGCGTCGCGGTCACGACGGCCGGACCCGTGGACTTCAGGTCGGGCTGCGTGATCACGGTGGCGTTCTGGATCCGGATGTCCCCGACGGAGGTCTCCGCGTTGTCCGGCTTGACCTCCAGCGTCTGGGCGTTGTTTCCAGCGCCGCACGCGGCGAGCGAGGCGATCGAGAACGCGAGGGCGGCGGCGGCGAGGGTGCCGCGTCGAAGGCTGCTGCTCACGGCGGCGGCAACTCCTAGAACGTGGGCGGTAAGGGTCTGGACGCCCTGGACGGGTGTAAAGCCGCCCTAAGGGTCTGTCAGCGGGCTCAGGTTACCGAGCCGTTCGCGCGCCGCTGCACCCGACCCGCCCCTAGGGAGTTTCGGATGGATCCCGGCCCCGGCCGATCCCCCGCTCCGACCGGCCCGCGCACCACCTGTCGCACTCGCGATCACCCTCGGGGTCACGCCCTCACCGAACTCACCGAAGACCCGCCGGCCCCGGCTCGGCCCCTCTCACCTCGCCAAACACGACAGGCCGCATTGGCCTCCCGGTCACCTTTCACATAAGTGCCCCGGGAGAGAACCTGCGGATTTCCGGTAAGGAATGCATGGCGGTACGGAAAACTGATCACCCCTCACGGTGATCAATTCCGGATTCGGGTCGCACGCGCCTCCGAGTCACCGAACGGAGTAGCGGAAGTGCAGCGCTTCGAACCGCGCAAAACGGGACGTTCAACCCCCTGCGGACCTCTCCAGGTAGGTGTACGGTGCGCGTTTCGTCTCCGTCGAAGAGCCGCTCCGACCTGCGAATACCCCCTTCCGCGGGCCCTCCGCAGCACGTTCCGGTTGTTGTTGTCAAGCCCCGAGATATGCCCTGACCTGCGAAAACGCCATTCAGAAGACGCCGTTTCCGTGTTACCCTGGATAGCCACGGAAGGGGTACCTGTCACATGACGTTCAAGGTTGGCGACACCGTGGTCTATCCCCATCACGGGGCCGCGCTGATCGAGGCTATCGAAACTCGCCAGATCAAAGGCGTGGACAAGACCTACTTGGTGCTGAAGGTCGCGCAGGGTGACCTGACGGTGCGTGTGCCAGCGGACAATGCGGAGTTCGTCGGCGTACGTGATGTGGTCGGTCAGGACGGTCTCGACCGGGTCTTCGAGGTGCTTCGCGCGCCGTACGCCGAAGAGCCCACGAACTGGTCGCGCCGCTACAAGGCAAATCTCGAGAAGCTCGCCTCCGGCGATGTCATCAAGGTCGCGGAAGTCGTCCGTGACCTGTGGCGTCGGGAGCGTGAGCGCGGACTGTCCGCAGGTGAGAAGCGCATGCTCGCCAAGGCACGGCAGATCCTGGTGAGCGAGCTCGCGCTCGCTGAGAACACGAACGAGGACAAGGCCGAGGCCCTGCTCGACGAGGTCCTCGCGTCCTGACGCGTGCCCTGACCGGCACGCGGCTGCGACAAGAAGTCCCGGGTGAAAGCCCGGGCGCATGAATAATGCCGCGGTGCCCGCTGACCCTGATGGTGTCGCCGGGCGCTGCGGCATGTTCGTACCCGCACTCTGTGCCTACTCGTGGTGCCTACCCGCTTGACTCAGCTGGTGTGCCGGGCCCGGGCAGCCGGCTCGACCGGATGTCACGGAAGGGGTCCGGTCAAGGCGTCGCGCCCGGCACTGGTGTTGGCCATACCCACCTCGGTCGAGCACACAAACCTGAACGGAAGCGATGTCTGACGAAACGCGGCCCTCGCGCACCGCGGCCGTGATTCCGGCCGCCGGCCGGGGCGTACGCCTCGGCCCGGGCGCCCCCAAAGCACTCCGCGCGCTCAACGGCACCCCGATGCTCATCCACGCCGTCCGGGCGATGGCCGCCTCGCGGTCCGTCTCCCTCGTCGTCGTGGTCGCCCCGCCCGACGAGGCGTCCGCCGCCGAGGTGAAGACCCTCCTCGCCGACCACGCGCTGCCCGAGCGGACCGACTTCGTCGTCGTACCCGGCGGTGAGACCCGCCAGGAGTCCGTGAAGCTCGGCCTCGACGCCCTGCCGCCCGGCATCGACGTCGTCCTCGTTCACGACGCGGCCCGCCCCCTGGTGCCCGTCGACACGGTCGACGGCGTCATCGAAGCCGTACGCGAAGGCGCCCCCGCCGTCGTCCCCGCGCTGCCCCTCGCCGACACCGTCAAGCAGGTCGAGGCCCGCGCCGACGGCGGACCCGAGCTCGTCGTCGCGACGCCCGAGCGGGCCCGGCTGCGCGCCGTGCAGACCCCGCAGGGGTTCGACCGCGCCACGCTCGTGCGCGCCCACGAGACCGTCACGGACAACGTCACGGACGACGCCGGCATGGTCGAGCAGCTCGGCGAACCGGTCGTCGTCGTGCCCGGGCACGAGGAGGCCTTCAAGGTCACCCGCCCCCTCGACCTCGTGCTCGCCGAGGCCGTACTCGCCCGCAGGAGGGCCAACGATGGCTTCTGAGATGCCGGTCATCCCCCTCGTCGGCATCGGCACCGACATCCACGCCTTCGAAGAGGGCCGTGAACTGTGGTGCGCCGGACTGAAGTGGGAGGGCGAGGGCCCCGGCCTTGCCGGGCACTCCGACGCCGATGTCGTCGCGCACGCCGCGTGCAACGCGCTGTTCTCCGCCGCCGGGCTCGGTGACCTCGGCGCCCACTTCGGCACAGGCCGTCCCGAGTGGTCCGGTGCCTCCGGGCTCACCCTGCTCACCGAGGCCGCCCGCATCGTGCGCGAGGCGGGCTTCACCATCGGCAACGTCGCCGTACAGGTCATCGGCCCCAGGCCGAAGATCGGGAAGCGGCGTGAAGAGGCGCAGAAGGTGCTCTCCGACGCGGCAGGCGCGCCCGTCTCCGTCTCCGGCGCCACCACCGACGGCCTGGGCTTCCCCGGCCGGGGTGACGGCCTCGCGGCGATCGCCACGGCACTGGTCGTCAGGACGGGCTGAAATACCGCTCCGGGGGCGGATGTTGGCGCAGTATCGGGTACTCGTACAGGCATCCCCCCAAGGAGTGAGGCTCCATGTCTGCCCAGCTGTCCGACGAGCTCAAGGCGTTGCTCGACACCCCGGTCTTCATCACGGTCGCCACCATCCAGCCCGACGGGAGCCCGCAGGTGTCGCCTGTCTGGGTGAAGCGGGACGGGGACGACGTGCTGTTCTCCACG
The DNA window shown above is from Streptomyces sp. NBC_01445 and carries:
- a CDS encoding response regulator transcription factor gives rise to the protein MTRVLVVEDEESFSDALSYMLRKEGFEVAIAATGPDGLDEFERNGADLVLLDLMLPGLPGTEVCRQLRGRSNVPVIMVTAKDSEIDKVVGLEIGADDYVTKPFSSRELVARIRAVLRRRGEPEEVTPQALEAGPVRMDVDRHVVTVSGSKVDLPLKEFDLLEMLLRNAGRVLTRMQLIDRVWGADYVGDTKTLDVHVKRLRAKIEPDPGAPRYLVTVRGLGYKFEP
- a CDS encoding sensor histidine kinase, encoding MDVNAAVAAAAAIAGVCTGVIAMLAFRWSERDQKRPTRTSLHTDPVLPPGVDTVLSVLRSSAVVLDEADSVVKASSAAYALGLVRGGKLAVEPMLLMARDTRRDGEIRQVELDLPRRGTGRGDALAVSARVAPLGSRLVLLLVEDLTEARRIEAVRRDFVANVSHELKTPVGALSLLSEAVMDASDDPEAVERFAGRMQIEATRLTNLVQELIDLSRVQNDDPLEDAEPVRVDELVAEAIDRCRHQAGTKQITMAAGGTADLQIWGNRGQLAAALGNLVENAVNYSPARTRVGIAARRVTAPGGDLIEVAVTDQGLGISDKDKERIFERFYRVDPARSRATGGTGLGLAIVKHVAASHGGEVTVWSSEGQGSTFTLRLPEAGATRDRGPGHVGGDAYGHHVGNDADGPDETTAYDPIPAAPEVLP
- a CDS encoding CarD family transcriptional regulator — its product is MTFKVGDTVVYPHHGAALIEAIETRQIKGVDKTYLVLKVAQGDLTVRVPADNAEFVGVRDVVGQDGLDRVFEVLRAPYAEEPTNWSRRYKANLEKLASGDVIKVAEVVRDLWRRERERGLSAGEKRMLAKARQILVSELALAENTNEDKAEALLDEVLAS
- a CDS encoding aminotransferase family protein, which codes for MTLTPAQQLAATDRAHIIHPYLPGTAEERVVMTEGKGCRLTDAEGRSYLDATGGLWLAQVGHGRKEIADVAHAQMQQLEYFTSFWEFSNDKAIRLAERLTTLAPDNLNHVYFTSGGSEGNEAAIKMARYYHHRRGEGSRTWILARDKAYHGIGYGGGSATGFPVYHEGFAPMMPHVSHLTPPWPYRTELYGNADPTDFLIAELEGRIAEIGASNIAAMIGEPIMGVGGMLVPPADYWPRVREVLDRHGILLIFDEVVTAYGRVGEWFAAQHFDVKPDIITTAKGITSGYTPLGALLVSDEVTEALLQDHGFPMGYTYNGHPVAAAVALANLDIIERENLLPRAITMGEHLHRQLTDELGDLPIVGEIRSVGMMLAVELVADRETRTPLPLNPARMPHDVIRKETGVIVRDSAHSLVLSPPLIMTEQEAKEAATAMRSVLERTTPTGEITK
- a CDS encoding DUF461 domain-containing protein: MSSSLRRGTLAAAALAFSIASLAACGAGNNAQTLEVKPDNAETSVGDIRIQNATVITQPDLKSTGPAVVTATLFNNGSKAQTLDSILLDGVGKKAELSAADGKKTVTIPAGGSLVLGGQGNASAQLPNSRTADLDGDVRTLTFTFSTTGAVKIQSFVVPAESYFKKWGPSEIPAVPSTEPSESATPSGSATPSGSASPSESASGSPAAGASASESTAGH
- the phoU gene encoding phosphate signaling complex protein PhoU, whose protein sequence is MRDAYHEELDSIGEGLVEMARLVGSAIGRATTAMLDADLKLAESVIAGDQKVDDLQHDLEARAIALLARQQPVATDLRIVVTSLRMSADLERSGDLAQHVAKLARLRFPDKAVPHDLHATVLEMGQLAQRLMAKSAEVIITKDVDLALQLEQDDDEMDLLHRTLFQHLMDDRWKHGIETAVDVTLLGRYYERFADHAVSVAKRVVYLVTGEHADDIQAPQPQPVDGS
- a CDS encoding TetR/AcrR family transcriptional regulator: MGNKPGRPKNQTARREALVDAAGRAIAERGLEGLRIKDIAAEAGMSAGSVLYYYPEMGELVLEVHRGAVERYLAARQEAVDGATGAAARLRALVGSGLPGGSGDAVHGLLFELHRRADRSSGHATLMASLFAREAALYATVLEVGAAVGEFMLTEPVADLARNLVALEDGYGLHIVSRNAELTPDVARRLLLGYARTVTGCPEL
- a CDS encoding aldehyde dehydrogenase, which translates into the protein MNTYADWQRRAAELTPRTRAFINGTWTESHTRATFPTTNPATGKVTAHVTRGEAPEIDAAVRAARASFEDGRWSRTDPAVRKRVLLRLADLITANAEELALLDTLDMGKPIAESYGTDVPGAAGVFAWYAEAADKLYDEIAPTPPGNLATVRRPPLGVVGAVVPWNFPLDLASWKLAPALAAGNSVVLKPAEQSPLSALRLAELAAEAGLPDGVLNVVPGMGGTAGRALGLHKDVDTLVFTGSTEVARLFLSYSAESNMKQVWPEAGGKSPNVVFADADLDAAAERAAWGFAYNAGQVCSANTRLLVESSIADDFTARVAEHAARFVPGDPLDPGTNLGPLVDEAQATRVLAAVEASDGKVITGGTRDGAYLTPTIVTGLHPDAPLAREELFGPVLTVHAFTAEEEAIRTANDSPYGLAASLWTRDLARAHRVSDALHAGTVSVNTVDALSPLTPFGGFKQSGHGRDLSLHSLDKYTGLKTTWITYA
- a CDS encoding APC family permease, which codes for MPDHKEQAAPPPSTAAVQSAAAAESTGEETTPTPTPNLHRSLRRFDITAMAVAAVISFDTVGQIATGGGEAVTWTAVIAVAFLIPYALLFAETGAAFPQEGGPYVWVKLAFGRLTAAVTTLFYWVTNPIWLGGSLVFIAAQTWDGFVFRLGQGTFADYAFKTVFIWTAILTAVVSLRKGKWITTAGAAAKVLALTVFTATAVAYGMAHGFRGLTGTADNTTAATTFSPTTAGFLALVPVLLFAYVGFEAPNAAGEEMHNPQRDVPTALGRSAAIAAACYLLPVLAILSVVPPGKVTGIGGFMEGAQTIFTIYGGASGALLKTTALLFVFALLTQGSAWMIVSDRMQAMAAADGGFFSRKLGAFHPGLGTPVRTNLLSGVIATVFMVAAMRLADGDAAAVFSVVLTVAVTTLLLSYLTVIPALAVLRLRHRDVPRPYQVPFGTKGFMICATLAYAWILTGSWTALFPGTLEALLGITYDFHGTWGVSRTAFEAFTLGTVVALLLIGTIGHAVAGAANDRARVRR